From one Montipora capricornis isolate CH-2021 chromosome 10, ASM3666992v2, whole genome shotgun sequence genomic stretch:
- the LOC138021360 gene encoding uncharacterized protein: MLSGFSADPSQPPTAPLLAISELKNFLSAELASFKDGLDRQNDESINFAVKKIRLENFAPHTFKYKGNEEQYQHQEKVASYIDSAVDALHSGKLVEAANALEEGLAISGEVAGDQSIQPLVTATMPSLGSVTWSNYQRNLPRCRLQAKEPLSEISGTDDFFFFFGIREEPGDTNFLSELRGLKNAAENLT; the protein is encoded by the exons CTCAGCCTCCTACTGCGCCTTTGCTGGCTATTTCGGAGCTAAAAAACTTTCTTTCTGCGGAGCTCGCGTCATTCAAGGACGGGCTTGATCGTCAGAACGACGAATCCATCAACTTCGCAGTTAAGAAAATTCGTCTTGAAAATTTCGCTCCACACACATTTAAATATAAAGGGAACGAAGAGCAGTACCAGCATCAGGAAAAAGTAGCCAGCTATATTGATTCTGCTGTGGATGCGCTTCACTCTGGTAAACTTGTGGAAGCTGCGAACGCCTTAGAGGAAG GCCTGGCCATTTCTGGAGAAGTTGCTGGAGATCAAAGTATCCAACCGCTAGTGACAGCAACAATGCCCTCTCTTGGCAGCGTAACTTGGTCCAATTACCAGCGCAATCTACCTAGATGCCGCCTCCAAGCCAAGGAACCGCTAAGTGAAATCAGTGGGActgacgattttttttttttttttgggatacGAGAAGAGCCAGGTGATACCAATTTTTTGTCAGAGTTACGTGGTTTAAAGAATGCTGCTGAG AACCTTACCTGA